In Pontiella desulfatans, one DNA window encodes the following:
- a CDS encoding tetratricopeptide repeat protein, whose protein sequence is MRHTRLSILIVFSLLFALGAVAQNAVPKPESTRLPNIRASLDDGFYVLAEQQARGVLRSEEPNPDDVREAVLLLSHALWGQKRYSEMLELLKEYDGEPGYVYWRARANFELRKYSVALKELAKGGEAMAQSRYAPSALRLRASMELKNGKLDEAEASYLQFSKAFPQHRDRIENQFDLAAVYTRQKRIPEAIAIYEALAKESGAQATQRARLKLAHVLYTQGGQENFDPARDLLAGLATNQQTRLAYRIDAYVDLAALEETAGRQEPSVAAMRRAILLSPDARQRVPLKMSLARMLLREGDTGGALKVLEECRAEAPNETIAAELQLEKAGALLQAKRYAEADEAYQVYLDVAVDPDGLAKAYFGKGVALWSIEPGRYAEAAVVLDKAVNELKLPADKAAALFKSGDAYYKAGKYEDAEKRYKDFITQYSDSENVPNALYQQGLALARGGKRPEALQVFQTLEQNHASSGFAEKAALRAADVLWASQKWEEVLAKYTLIGQTYTNSPATQALSEHQRGIALYKLRQFPEAQKAFESVMANYPQSEHVPQATYLRGFSLAWQGKTEEGVKTCQDFIETYPDSEWTPEVIFWLAEHHFNQGNYTDAEPLFLRIAADFKGNRLAPRALYWAGRCASAQSSYVTAIERYSEIAKNYPESEILPQTRFAQGDALTELGEFARAILAFEEIIKNYPESYLVNGAWGRKGGCQFTLASDNPARYAEAMNSYQAILDRASAPVALKLEAEYWIGRCLEKTNVPDKAFSRYMNVVYTFINDNVEHSPYSVIWFTRSAFGAATLKEKEKAWKEAVQVYERVIQANVPAKDEAAKRIEKIKADNWLMFQQAEETE, encoded by the coding sequence ATGCGGCATACCCGTTTATCCATTTTAATAGTGTTTTCGCTGTTGTTCGCCCTAGGGGCGGTTGCGCAGAATGCGGTTCCAAAACCGGAGAGTACGCGCCTGCCGAACATACGGGCATCGCTGGACGACGGTTTTTATGTGCTGGCCGAGCAGCAGGCCCGGGGCGTGTTGCGCTCGGAGGAACCGAACCCGGATGATGTCCGCGAGGCGGTGCTGCTGCTCTCGCATGCCTTGTGGGGGCAAAAGCGATATTCCGAAATGCTGGAGTTGTTGAAGGAATACGACGGAGAACCGGGCTATGTCTACTGGCGGGCCCGCGCCAACTTCGAATTGCGGAAATACAGCGTGGCGCTCAAGGAACTGGCCAAGGGCGGCGAGGCCATGGCGCAAAGCCGCTACGCCCCCTCGGCCCTGCGGCTCCGGGCAAGCATGGAGCTGAAAAACGGAAAGCTCGATGAGGCCGAAGCGTCCTACCTGCAATTTTCCAAGGCGTTTCCCCAGCATCGCGACCGCATCGAAAACCAATTTGATCTGGCGGCGGTCTACACCCGGCAAAAGCGCATTCCCGAAGCGATTGCCATCTATGAGGCGCTGGCGAAAGAGAGCGGCGCACAGGCCACGCAACGGGCCCGGCTCAAGCTGGCGCACGTGCTTTACACCCAAGGCGGGCAGGAAAATTTCGATCCCGCCCGCGACCTGCTGGCCGGACTGGCCACGAACCAGCAGACGCGCCTGGCCTACCGCATCGATGCCTATGTCGACCTCGCTGCGCTCGAAGAAACGGCGGGCCGGCAGGAGCCGTCGGTGGCGGCCATGCGCCGGGCCATCCTGCTTTCACCCGATGCCCGCCAGCGGGTGCCGCTAAAGATGTCGCTCGCACGCATGCTGCTGCGGGAAGGCGACACGGGCGGGGCGCTCAAGGTGCTCGAAGAGTGCCGTGCGGAAGCCCCGAACGAAACCATTGCCGCAGAACTTCAACTGGAAAAGGCCGGCGCGCTCCTGCAGGCCAAACGCTATGCGGAAGCCGACGAAGCCTATCAGGTTTATCTGGATGTCGCCGTCGATCCGGACGGATTGGCCAAGGCCTATTTCGGCAAAGGGGTTGCCCTGTGGTCGATCGAACCGGGGCGCTATGCCGAGGCCGCCGTGGTGCTCGACAAGGCGGTGAACGAGCTGAAGCTGCCCGCCGACAAGGCCGCTGCACTGTTCAAGTCCGGCGATGCCTACTACAAGGCCGGGAAATACGAGGATGCCGAAAAACGCTACAAGGATTTCATTACCCAGTATTCCGATTCGGAGAACGTGCCGAACGCGCTCTACCAGCAAGGGCTGGCGCTGGCGCGCGGCGGCAAGCGGCCCGAGGCCCTCCAGGTGTTCCAGACGCTGGAGCAGAACCATGCCTCCAGCGGGTTCGCCGAAAAGGCGGCACTGCGGGCCGCGGACGTTTTGTGGGCGAGCCAGAAATGGGAGGAGGTGCTGGCGAAATACACGCTGATCGGCCAGACCTATACCAACAGCCCGGCCACCCAGGCGCTCAGCGAGCACCAGCGGGGAATCGCCCTCTACAAGCTTCGGCAGTTCCCGGAAGCGCAGAAGGCCTTCGAGAGCGTGATGGCCAACTATCCGCAGAGCGAGCACGTTCCCCAGGCCACCTACCTGCGCGGCTTCAGCCTCGCCTGGCAGGGGAAAACCGAGGAGGGCGTCAAGACCTGCCAGGACTTCATCGAAACCTATCCCGACTCCGAATGGACACCGGAGGTGATTTTCTGGTTGGCGGAACACCACTTCAACCAAGGCAACTATACGGATGCAGAACCGCTCTTCCTGCGGATCGCCGCCGACTTCAAGGGCAACCGCCTGGCGCCGCGGGCGCTCTATTGGGCCGGGCGCTGCGCCTCGGCGCAGTCGAGCTATGTGACGGCGATCGAGCGCTATTCGGAGATCGCCAAGAACTATCCCGAAAGCGAGATCCTGCCGCAGACCCGCTTTGCCCAGGGCGATGCCTTGACCGAGCTCGGCGAGTTTGCCCGCGCCATCCTGGCCTTCGAGGAAATCATCAAGAACTATCCGGAGAGCTATCTGGTGAACGGGGCCTGGGGGCGCAAGGGCGGTTGCCAGTTTACGCTGGCGAGCGACAACCCGGCGCGCTATGCCGAGGCCATGAACTCCTACCAGGCCATCCTCGACCGCGCCTCCGCGCCGGTGGCGCTCAAGCTCGAGGCCGAATACTGGATTGGGCGTTGCCTCGAAAAAACCAATGTGCCCGACAAAGCCTTCAGCCGCTACATGAACGTGGTCTACACCTTCATCAACGACAATGTGGAGCATTCTCCCTATAGCGTGATCTGGTTCACCCGCTCCGCATTCGGGGCGGCGACGCTCAAGGAAAAGGAAAAGGCCTGGAAGGAAGCGGTGCAAGTCTACGAACGCGTCATCCAGGCCAATGTGCCGGCCAAGGACGAGGCGGCCAAGCGCATCGAAAAAATCAAGGCGGACAATTGGCTGATGTTTCAGCAAGCAGAGGAGACGGAATAA
- a CDS encoding MotA/TolQ/ExbB proton channel family protein codes for MWELMVKGGWIMWPLLVCSVAAAILFLERVFHLHRAQIKQDDFLSGIYTIVNRGNTTEAVSICDQTPGPVAHIVRTGLLHADEPPEELKQTITKAGLGEIPRLEKNLGGLLTIAQVSPLLGLMGTVIGLVRVFMAMQQNAPLAEIGDLSGGIWQALTTTAFGLGVSIPSFAGYNFLLSRVETITLNMEYAAEEVYRFLVYDRSSPTGESGDETL; via the coding sequence ATGTGGGAACTGATGGTTAAAGGTGGATGGATCATGTGGCCGCTCCTGGTATGCAGCGTGGCGGCGGCCATCCTGTTCCTGGAACGCGTGTTCCATCTGCACCGCGCCCAGATCAAGCAGGACGATTTCCTCAGCGGCATCTACACCATTGTCAACCGCGGCAATACCACCGAGGCCGTATCGATTTGCGATCAAACCCCCGGCCCCGTCGCGCACATCGTCCGCACCGGGTTGCTGCATGCCGATGAGCCGCCGGAGGAACTCAAGCAAACCATCACCAAGGCCGGACTCGGGGAAATCCCGCGCCTGGAAAAAAACCTGGGCGGCTTGCTGACCATTGCACAGGTCTCGCCGCTGCTGGGATTGATGGGCACGGTCATCGGGCTGGTCCGTGTTTTCATGGCCATGCAGCAGAATGCTCCCCTGGCCGAGATCGGCGATCTTTCCGGAGGTATTTGGCAGGCACTCACCACCACCGCCTTTGGATTGGGCGTTTCGATTCCATCCTTTGCCGGCTACAACTTCCTGCTCAGCCGGGTGGAGACCATCACGCTGAACATGGAATATGCCGCCGAGGAGGTCTATCGCTTCCTCGTCTACGACCGAAGCAGCCCAACGGGGGAATCCGGCGATGAAACCCTTTGA
- a CDS encoding ExbD/TolR family protein translates to MKPFDPHAKSQQLRRFKPTRKPAGVFTISVAFSDAALLALAFFLAVSPFVMQPGINISLPESAFSGGARFESMVLSITRGGWFYFDDERLDLDRLALALESAAGKHRGSPLIIEADERVAHGTVIKAWNAAMDAGISEVSIATKIAAVEEPVQ, encoded by the coding sequence ATGAAACCCTTTGACCCGCACGCCAAAAGCCAGCAGCTGCGCCGCTTCAAGCCAACGCGCAAGCCCGCCGGGGTGTTCACCATTAGCGTGGCTTTCAGCGATGCGGCGCTCTTGGCGCTGGCCTTCTTCCTGGCCGTTTCTCCCTTTGTCATGCAACCGGGAATCAATATCAGCCTGCCGGAATCCGCGTTCAGCGGCGGTGCGCGTTTCGAGTCGATGGTGCTCTCCATCACACGCGGAGGGTGGTTCTATTTCGACGATGAACGCCTCGACCTCGACCGCCTTGCCCTGGCCCTGGAATCCGCGGCCGGCAAGCACCGCGGTTCGCCGCTGATCATCGAGGCCGATGAACGCGTGGCGCATGGAACCGTGATCAAGGCGTGGAACGCCGCAATGGATGCCGGCATCTCCGAAGTCTCAATCGCCACGAAAATCGCCGCCGTCGAGGAGCCTGTGCAATGA